A genomic window from Arvicola amphibius chromosome 5, mArvAmp1.2, whole genome shotgun sequence includes:
- the Sall3 gene encoding sal-like protein 3 isoform X2, which produces MSRRKQAKPQHLKSDEELPPQDGASEHGVPGDGAEDAESGSESRSGSEETSVCEKCCAEFFKWADFLQHKKTCTKNPLVLIVHDDEPAPPSEDFPEPSPASSPSNRTESEVAEEVAPTEGSEVKAAAKEAEPMDVEASTDKGPPGPGVPPPPPALPPQPEPAAFSMPSTNVTLETLLSTKVAVAQFSQGARAGGTAGAGGTVGAVAIPMILEQLVALQQQQIHQLQLIEQIRSQVALMSRQPGPPLKPSASAPGTASVQLQGLAPHTALQLSTGPATASAGSGSTLPAPFNGSQHLSQTASGTSTPCSTSAAPTESGAHPACSTGPAPGVVAAASSTVGNTVQPQNASTPPALGPGPLLSSASNLPNPLLPQTSSSSVIFPNPLVSIAATANALDPLSALMKHRKGKPPNVSVFEPKASAEDPFFKHKCRFCAKVFGSDSALQIHLRSHTGERPFKCNICGNRFSTKGNLKVHFQRHKEKYPHIQMNPYPVPEYLDNVPTCSGIPYGMSLPPEKPVTTWLDSKPVLPTVPTSVGLQLPPTVPGTHSYTDSPSITPISRSPQRPSPASSECTSLSPGLNNTESGIPVRPESPQPLLGGPSVTKTEPVSLPCTSTRTGDAPVVGGQVSGLPTSTATTVTDSACASLGSPVLPAVSDQFKAQFPFGGLLDSMQTSETSKLQQLVENIDKKMTDPNQCVICHRVLSCQSALKMHYRTHTGERPFKCKICGRAFTTKGNLKTHFGVHRAKPPLRVQHSCPICQKKFTNAVVLQQHIRMHMGGQIPNTPLPEGLQEAMDAELPFDEKNAETLSSFDDDLDENSMEEDSEPKDTASESSKPLISYSGSCPPSPPSVISSIAALENQMKMIDSVMNCQQLASLKSVENGSGESDRLSNDSSSAVGDLESRSAGSPALSESSSSQALSPAHSNGESFRSKSPGLGHQEDPQEIPLKTERLESPPPGPGNGGALDLTAGHPGRPLIKEEAPFSLLFLSRERGPSHSTPSLASSPAPTMIKMEVNGHSKAIALGEGPALPAGVQVPTGPQTVMSPSLAPMLAPPPRRTPKQHNCQSCGKTFSSASALQIHERTHTGEKPFGCTICGRAFTTKGNLKVHMGTHMWNNAPARRGRRLSVENPMALLGGDALKFSEMFQKDLAARAMNVDPSFWNQYAAAITNGLAMKNNEISVIQNGGIPQLPVSLGGGAIPPLGAMAGGVDKTRTGSSPPIVSLDKTSSETGASRPFTRFIEDNKEIGIN; this is translated from the exons ATGTCTCGGCGCAAGCAGGCCAAGCCCCAGCACCTCAAGTCGGACGAGGAGCTACCGCCGCAGGACGGGGCTTCAGAGCACG GCGTCCCCGGGGACGGTGCTGAGGACGCGGAGAGCGGCAGTGAGAGCAGGAGTGGCAGCGAGGAAACCAGTGTGTGTGAGAAGTGTTGTGCAGAGTTCTTCAAGTGGGCAGACTTCCTGCAGCACAAGAAGACTTGTACCAAGAACCCACTGGTGCTGATCGTGCATGACGATGAGCCAGCGCCGCCCTCCGAGGACTTTCCAGAACCTTCTCCCGCCAGCTCGCCCAGCAACCGCACTGAGAGTGAGGTGGCTGAGGAGGTGGCACCCACGGAGGGCAGCGAGGTGAAGGCTGCAGCAAAGGAGGCTGAGCCCATGGATGTGGAGGCATCAACAGACAAGGGCCCTCCAGGCCCAGGTGTGCCCCCACCGCCACCTGCACTGCCACCACAACCGGAACCTGCGGCCTTCAGCATGCCTAGCACCAATGTGACGCTGGAGACGCTGCTCAGCACCAAGGTGGCGGTGGCACAATTCTCCCAGGGTGCGCGTGCGGGTGGCACGGCAGGCGCCGGTGGCACCGTGGGCGCTGTGGCCATCCCCATGATCCTGGAGCAGCTGGTGgcactgcagcagcagcagatccACCAGCTCCAGCTCATTGAGCAGATCCGCAGCCAGGTGGCCCTGATGAGCCGCCAGCCAGGGCCTCCACTGAAGCCCTCAGCCAGTGCCCCTGGCACCGCCTCTGTACAGCTGCAGGGCCTGGCTCCACACACAGCTCTCCAGCTTTCCACTGGACCCGCCACTGCCTCTGCTGGCTCAGGCTCCACCCTGCCAGCGCCCTTCAATGGCTCCCAGCACCTGTCACAGACTGCCTCTGGCACAAGCACTCCCTGCAGCACCAGTGCTGCCCCCACCGAATCTGGGGCACATCCGGCCTGCAGCACTGGCCCTGCTCCGGGAGTCGTGGCCGCAGCATCCAGTACAGTGGGCAACACAGTGCAGCCCCAGAATGCATCTACACCCCCGGCCCTGGGTCCCGGGCCTCTCCTCAGCTCAGCCTCCAATCTGCCAAACCCTCTGCTACCTCAGACTTCATCCAGCAGCGTCATCTTCCCCAACCCCCTGGTGAGCATCGCTGCCACAGCCAATGCCCTGGACCCGCTGTCGGCTCTCATGAAGCACCGCAAGGGCAAACCCCCTAATGTGTCAGTGTTCGAGCCCAAGGCCAGTGCTGAGGACCCTTTCTTTAAGCACAAATGTAGGTTCTGTGCCAAGGTCTTCGGCAGCGACAGCGCCTTGCAGATCCACTTGCGCTCCCACACGGGGGAGCGGCCCTTCAAATGCAACATCTGCGGGAACCGCTTCTCCACCAAGGGCAACCTGAAGGTCCACTTCCAGCGGCACAAGGAGAAGTACCCCCATATCCAGATGAACCCCTATCCTGTCCCAGAATACCTCGACAACGTGCCCACCTGCTCCGGCATTCCCTATGGCATGTCCCTGCCCCCAGAGAAGCCAGTAACCACCTGGCTGGACAGTAAGCCAGTGCTGCCCACTGTGCCCACATCAGTAGGGCTGCAGCTACCCCCCACTGTCCCTGGCACCCACAGTTACACCGACTCCCCCAGCATCACTCCCATCAGCCGTTCCCCACAGAGGCCCTCTCCAGCATCCAGCGAATGTACCTCTCTGTCTCCAGGCCTCAACAATACTGAGTCTGGTATCCCAGTGAGGCCGGAGTCACCCCAGCCGCTCCTCGGTGGGCCTTCAGTTACTAAAACCGAGCCAGTCAGCCTGCCTTGCACTAGTACAAGGACGGGGGATGCCCCTGTGGTGGGCGGGCAGGTCAGTGGATTGCCCACTTCAACTGCCACCACTGTCACAGACAGCGCCTGCGCAAGCCTTGGGAGCCCGGTACTCCCGGCTGTTTCTGACCAGTTCAAGGCCCAGTTTCCTTTTGGCGGGCTGCTTGACTCTATGCAAACGTCAGAGACCTCGAAACTGCAGCAACTGGTGGAGAACATCGACAAGAAGATGACTGACCCGAACCAGTGCGTCATCTGCCACCGCGTGCTGAGCTGCCAGAGTGCCCTGAAGATGCACTACAGGACACACACCGGGGAACGGCCCTTCAAGTGCAAGATCTGTGGGCGCGCCTTCACCACCAAGGGCAACCTGAAGACACACTTCGGGGTGCACCGTGCAAAGCCCCCGCTCCGAGTGCAGCACTCGTGCCCCATCTGCCAGAAGAAGTTCACCAATGCCGTGGTGCTGCAGCAGCACATCCGCATGCACATGGGGGGCCAGATCCCAAACACGCCGCTGCCCGAGGGCCTGCAGGAGGCCATGGATGCTGAGCTGCCCTTTGACGAAAAGAACGCAGAGACCCTCAGCAGCTTCGACGATGACCTTGATGAGAACTCCATGGAGGAGGACTCAGAGCCGAAGGACACAGCCAGCGAGTCATCTAAGCCACTGATCTCCTATTCGGGGTCCTGTCCGCCCTCACCCCCATCTGTCATCTCCAGCATTGCTGCCCTCGAGAATCAGATGAAAATGATCGACTCGGTCATGAACTGCCAGCAGCTGGCCAGCTTGAAATCAGTGGAAAACGGGTCTGGGGAAAGTGACCGCTTGAGCAATGATTCCTCATCCGCGGTAGGTGACCTGGAGAGCCGCAGTGCGGGCAGCCCCGCTCTGTCTGAGTCCTCATCCTCCCAGGCTCTGTCGCCAGCTCACAGTAATGGCGAGAGCTTCCGTTCCAAGTCACCAGGTCTTGGCCACCAGGAGGATCCCCAGGAGATCCCACTGAAGACTGAAAGGCTGGAGAGCCCACCTCCCGGCCCAGGAAATGGAGGTGCCCTGGACCTGACAGCGGGCCACCCTGGGCGGCCACTCATCAAGGAGGAGGCCCCTTTCAGCCTGCTGTTCCTGAGCAGAGAGCGGG GTCCCAGCCACAGCACACCTAGCCTGGCCTCCAGCCCCGCGCCCACCATGATCAAAATGGAAGTGAACGGTCACAGCAAGGCCATCGCATTGGGTGAGGGCCCAGCCCTACCAGCCGGAGTCCAGGTCCCCACTGGGCCCCAGACAGTGATGAGCCCTAGCCTGGCGCCCATGCTGGCACCCCCACCACGACGGACACCCAAGCAGCACAACTGTCAGTCGTGTGGGAAGACCTTCTCCTCTGCCAGTGCCCTGCAGATCCATGAACGCACccacactggggagaagcccTTCGGTTGTACCATCTGCGGCAGGGCCTTCACCACCAAGGGCAATCTCAAG GTACACATGGGCACCCACATGTGGAACAATGCACCTGCAAGGCGTGGCCGTCGCCTGTCTGTGGAAAACCCCATGGCCCTGCTCGGTGGTGACGCTCTGAAGTTCTCTGAGATGTTCCAGAAGGACCTGGCGGCCCGGGCCATGAACGTTGACCCCAGCTTTTGGAACCAGTATGCCGCTGCCATCACCAATGGACTTGCCATGAAGAACAATGAGATTTCTGTCATCCAGAATGGAGGCATTCCTCAGCTCCCAGTAAGTCTAGGTGGAGGTGCCATCCCGCCTTTGGGTGCCATGGCTGGTGGGGTGGACAAGACGCGCACTGGCAGTAGCCCACCCATTGTCAGCTTGGACAAAACAAGCTCAGAGACAGGAGCTAGCCGGCCATTCACAAGGTTCATTGAGGATAACAAGGAGATTGGAATAAACTAG
- the Sall3 gene encoding sal-like protein 3 isoform X1, which translates to MSRRKQAKPQHLKSDEELPPQDGASEHGVPGDGAEDAESGSESRSGSEETSVCEKCCAEFFKWADFLQHKKTCTKNPLVLIVHDDEPAPPSEDFPEPSPASSPSNRTESEVAEEVAPTEGSEVKAAAKEAEPMDVEASTDKGPPGPGVPPPPPALPPQPEPAAFSMPSTNVTLETLLSTKVAVAQFSQGARAGGTAGAGGTVGAVAIPMILEQLVALQQQQIHQLQLIEQIRSQVALMSRQPGPPLKPSASAPGTASVQLQGLAPHTALQLSTGPATASAGSGSTLPAPFNGSQHLSQTASGTSTPCSTSAAPTESGAHPACSTGPAPGVVAAASSTVGNTVQPQNASTPPALGPGPLLSSASNLPNPLLPQTSSSSVIFPNPLVSIAATANALDPLSALMKHRKGKPPNVSVFEPKASAEDPFFKHKCRFCAKVFGSDSALQIHLRSHTGERPFKCNICGNRFSTKGNLKVHFQRHKEKYPHIQMNPYPVPEYLDNVPTCSGIPYGMSLPPEKPVTTWLDSKPVLPTVPTSVGLQLPPTVPGTHSYTDSPSITPISRSPQRPSPASSECTSLSPGLNNTESGIPVRPESPQPLLGGPSVTKTEPVSLPCTSTRTGDAPVVGGQVSGLPTSTATTVTDSACASLGSPVLPAVSDQFKAQFPFGGLLDSMQTSETSKLQQLVENIDKKMTDPNQCVICHRVLSCQSALKMHYRTHTGERPFKCKICGRAFTTKGNLKTHFGVHRAKPPLRVQHSCPICQKKFTNAVVLQQHIRMHMGGQIPNTPLPEGLQEAMDAELPFDEKNAETLSSFDDDLDENSMEEDSEPKDTASESSKPLISYSGSCPPSPPSVISSIAALENQMKMIDSVMNCQQLASLKSVENGSGESDRLSNDSSSAVGDLESRSAGSPALSESSSSQALSPAHSNGESFRSKSPGLGHQEDPQEIPLKTERLESPPPGPGNGGALDLTAGHPGRPLIKEEAPFSLLFLSRERGKCVSTVCGVCGKPFACKSALEIHHRSHTKERPFVCTVCRRGCSTMGNLKQHLLTHKLKELPSQFDSDFTLGPSHSTPSLASSPAPTMIKMEVNGHSKAIALGEGPALPAGVQVPTGPQTVMSPSLAPMLAPPPRRTPKQHNCQSCGKTFSSASALQIHERTHTGEKPFGCTICGRAFTTKGNLKVHMGTHMWNNAPARRGRRLSVENPMALLGGDALKFSEMFQKDLAARAMNVDPSFWNQYAAAITNGLAMKNNEISVIQNGGIPQLPVSLGGGAIPPLGAMAGGVDKTRTGSSPPIVSLDKTSSETGASRPFTRFIEDNKEIGIN; encoded by the exons ATGTCTCGGCGCAAGCAGGCCAAGCCCCAGCACCTCAAGTCGGACGAGGAGCTACCGCCGCAGGACGGGGCTTCAGAGCACG GCGTCCCCGGGGACGGTGCTGAGGACGCGGAGAGCGGCAGTGAGAGCAGGAGTGGCAGCGAGGAAACCAGTGTGTGTGAGAAGTGTTGTGCAGAGTTCTTCAAGTGGGCAGACTTCCTGCAGCACAAGAAGACTTGTACCAAGAACCCACTGGTGCTGATCGTGCATGACGATGAGCCAGCGCCGCCCTCCGAGGACTTTCCAGAACCTTCTCCCGCCAGCTCGCCCAGCAACCGCACTGAGAGTGAGGTGGCTGAGGAGGTGGCACCCACGGAGGGCAGCGAGGTGAAGGCTGCAGCAAAGGAGGCTGAGCCCATGGATGTGGAGGCATCAACAGACAAGGGCCCTCCAGGCCCAGGTGTGCCCCCACCGCCACCTGCACTGCCACCACAACCGGAACCTGCGGCCTTCAGCATGCCTAGCACCAATGTGACGCTGGAGACGCTGCTCAGCACCAAGGTGGCGGTGGCACAATTCTCCCAGGGTGCGCGTGCGGGTGGCACGGCAGGCGCCGGTGGCACCGTGGGCGCTGTGGCCATCCCCATGATCCTGGAGCAGCTGGTGgcactgcagcagcagcagatccACCAGCTCCAGCTCATTGAGCAGATCCGCAGCCAGGTGGCCCTGATGAGCCGCCAGCCAGGGCCTCCACTGAAGCCCTCAGCCAGTGCCCCTGGCACCGCCTCTGTACAGCTGCAGGGCCTGGCTCCACACACAGCTCTCCAGCTTTCCACTGGACCCGCCACTGCCTCTGCTGGCTCAGGCTCCACCCTGCCAGCGCCCTTCAATGGCTCCCAGCACCTGTCACAGACTGCCTCTGGCACAAGCACTCCCTGCAGCACCAGTGCTGCCCCCACCGAATCTGGGGCACATCCGGCCTGCAGCACTGGCCCTGCTCCGGGAGTCGTGGCCGCAGCATCCAGTACAGTGGGCAACACAGTGCAGCCCCAGAATGCATCTACACCCCCGGCCCTGGGTCCCGGGCCTCTCCTCAGCTCAGCCTCCAATCTGCCAAACCCTCTGCTACCTCAGACTTCATCCAGCAGCGTCATCTTCCCCAACCCCCTGGTGAGCATCGCTGCCACAGCCAATGCCCTGGACCCGCTGTCGGCTCTCATGAAGCACCGCAAGGGCAAACCCCCTAATGTGTCAGTGTTCGAGCCCAAGGCCAGTGCTGAGGACCCTTTCTTTAAGCACAAATGTAGGTTCTGTGCCAAGGTCTTCGGCAGCGACAGCGCCTTGCAGATCCACTTGCGCTCCCACACGGGGGAGCGGCCCTTCAAATGCAACATCTGCGGGAACCGCTTCTCCACCAAGGGCAACCTGAAGGTCCACTTCCAGCGGCACAAGGAGAAGTACCCCCATATCCAGATGAACCCCTATCCTGTCCCAGAATACCTCGACAACGTGCCCACCTGCTCCGGCATTCCCTATGGCATGTCCCTGCCCCCAGAGAAGCCAGTAACCACCTGGCTGGACAGTAAGCCAGTGCTGCCCACTGTGCCCACATCAGTAGGGCTGCAGCTACCCCCCACTGTCCCTGGCACCCACAGTTACACCGACTCCCCCAGCATCACTCCCATCAGCCGTTCCCCACAGAGGCCCTCTCCAGCATCCAGCGAATGTACCTCTCTGTCTCCAGGCCTCAACAATACTGAGTCTGGTATCCCAGTGAGGCCGGAGTCACCCCAGCCGCTCCTCGGTGGGCCTTCAGTTACTAAAACCGAGCCAGTCAGCCTGCCTTGCACTAGTACAAGGACGGGGGATGCCCCTGTGGTGGGCGGGCAGGTCAGTGGATTGCCCACTTCAACTGCCACCACTGTCACAGACAGCGCCTGCGCAAGCCTTGGGAGCCCGGTACTCCCGGCTGTTTCTGACCAGTTCAAGGCCCAGTTTCCTTTTGGCGGGCTGCTTGACTCTATGCAAACGTCAGAGACCTCGAAACTGCAGCAACTGGTGGAGAACATCGACAAGAAGATGACTGACCCGAACCAGTGCGTCATCTGCCACCGCGTGCTGAGCTGCCAGAGTGCCCTGAAGATGCACTACAGGACACACACCGGGGAACGGCCCTTCAAGTGCAAGATCTGTGGGCGCGCCTTCACCACCAAGGGCAACCTGAAGACACACTTCGGGGTGCACCGTGCAAAGCCCCCGCTCCGAGTGCAGCACTCGTGCCCCATCTGCCAGAAGAAGTTCACCAATGCCGTGGTGCTGCAGCAGCACATCCGCATGCACATGGGGGGCCAGATCCCAAACACGCCGCTGCCCGAGGGCCTGCAGGAGGCCATGGATGCTGAGCTGCCCTTTGACGAAAAGAACGCAGAGACCCTCAGCAGCTTCGACGATGACCTTGATGAGAACTCCATGGAGGAGGACTCAGAGCCGAAGGACACAGCCAGCGAGTCATCTAAGCCACTGATCTCCTATTCGGGGTCCTGTCCGCCCTCACCCCCATCTGTCATCTCCAGCATTGCTGCCCTCGAGAATCAGATGAAAATGATCGACTCGGTCATGAACTGCCAGCAGCTGGCCAGCTTGAAATCAGTGGAAAACGGGTCTGGGGAAAGTGACCGCTTGAGCAATGATTCCTCATCCGCGGTAGGTGACCTGGAGAGCCGCAGTGCGGGCAGCCCCGCTCTGTCTGAGTCCTCATCCTCCCAGGCTCTGTCGCCAGCTCACAGTAATGGCGAGAGCTTCCGTTCCAAGTCACCAGGTCTTGGCCACCAGGAGGATCCCCAGGAGATCCCACTGAAGACTGAAAGGCTGGAGAGCCCACCTCCCGGCCCAGGAAATGGAGGTGCCCTGGACCTGACAGCGGGCCACCCTGGGCGGCCACTCATCAAGGAGGAGGCCCCTTTCAGCCTGCTGTTCCTGAGCAGAGAGCGGGGTAAGTGTGTGAGcactgtgtgtggtgtctgtggcaAGCCCTTTGCTTGCAAAAGCGCGTTGGAAATCCACCACCGCAGCCATACCAAGGAGCGGCCATTTGTCTGCACGGTCTGCAGGCGAGGCTGCTCCACTATGGGTAACTTAAAGCAGCACTTACTGACACACAAGTTGAAAGAGTTGCCTTCTCAGTTTGACTCCGACTTTACTCTAGGTCCCAGCCACAGCACACCTAGCCTGGCCTCCAGCCCCGCGCCCACCATGATCAAAATGGAAGTGAACGGTCACAGCAAGGCCATCGCATTGGGTGAGGGCCCAGCCCTACCAGCCGGAGTCCAGGTCCCCACTGGGCCCCAGACAGTGATGAGCCCTAGCCTGGCGCCCATGCTGGCACCCCCACCACGACGGACACCCAAGCAGCACAACTGTCAGTCGTGTGGGAAGACCTTCTCCTCTGCCAGTGCCCTGCAGATCCATGAACGCACccacactggggagaagcccTTCGGTTGTACCATCTGCGGCAGGGCCTTCACCACCAAGGGCAATCTCAAG GTACACATGGGCACCCACATGTGGAACAATGCACCTGCAAGGCGTGGCCGTCGCCTGTCTGTGGAAAACCCCATGGCCCTGCTCGGTGGTGACGCTCTGAAGTTCTCTGAGATGTTCCAGAAGGACCTGGCGGCCCGGGCCATGAACGTTGACCCCAGCTTTTGGAACCAGTATGCCGCTGCCATCACCAATGGACTTGCCATGAAGAACAATGAGATTTCTGTCATCCAGAATGGAGGCATTCCTCAGCTCCCAGTAAGTCTAGGTGGAGGTGCCATCCCGCCTTTGGGTGCCATGGCTGGTGGGGTGGACAAGACGCGCACTGGCAGTAGCCCACCCATTGTCAGCTTGGACAAAACAAGCTCAGAGACAGGAGCTAGCCGGCCATTCACAAGGTTCATTGAGGATAACAAGGAGATTGGAATAAACTAG